From Pirellulales bacterium:
CGGTCAGCCACAGGAGCAGCGCCGGCAGGTAAATCAACGATGCCCGCAATAAGGCCCGCGCCGTCTGCTCGTTCATCCACAGCAGAAACGCCGCGGCGCAAGCAAGCTGCCCTAGGCTGAGCAGCAAGGCCCACACAAAATACGTCGGACCGGCGAAGCTGATCAAGGCCGGCAGCAGGCTGACGGGCACCAGGGCCAGGGCCGCCAGCACGGCCTGGGCGCCTGCCCGCAGGCCGCTGGGATCGACGACCGTCAACATCTTCAGTCCGGCGGCCGAGTATTGCCGGCGGTAAAGCCAGGCGATGGCCATGAAGTGCGGGAACTGCCAGAGAAAGACGATCGCGAACAGTGTGGCCGCGGTCAGGTTCAGCCGACCGCCGACCGCGGTCCAACCCATCAACACCGGCATGGCCCCGGCGACCGCGCCCACGGCGGTGTTGCTCGGCGAGCGCGACTTGAGCGGCGTATAGACGCCGACATAAAGGA
This genomic window contains:
- the cyoE gene encoding heme o synthase, giving the protein MSISTASYLPARAVGWQRAADYIELTKPKIVLMELVTVAVAAVVASAGVPDLWLLAHAVMGTVLVAAGASAWNQWLERHSDALMERTADRPLPAARLSGREVLLLGTLASLAGAAYLALLVNVLTAALGALTWFLYVGVYTPLKSRSPSNTAVGAVAGAMPVLMGWTAVGGRLNLTAATLFAIVFLWQFPHFMAIAWLYRRQYSAAGLKMLTVVDPSGLRAGAQAVLAALALVPVSLLPALISFAGPTYFVWALLLSLGQLACAAAFLLWMNEQTARALLRASLIYLPALLLWLTAGPFRY